The following are encoded together in the Bradymonas sediminis genome:
- a CDS encoding phospholipase D-like domain-containing protein yields MRIQKPHRIRKRVALLAIIALQSACTGETQAGHDARDSTSFEQDTSTDGHTLDATPADAQPTEDAEPLNDADAAGSAPDAADPPGDITSPEEDAGSDSDAVEVEPEDVAPLGRWQSYFNTPTAANGYEDQTLRDRLVLYLNGAVAGSEVRAHITELSSANALRPVVDALVNAHDRGVSIWMVHNGDANHFPELAARLGPRYVHCGTPQAANNTACLSNVDNGTHHMKNWYFSHTKVGDDDYRYMVIATSYNITVTQSRFFNDMLVVSGNQALYEAHVEVYEDYLQQRKTDDRYTQPHGKIFVPTAATYSAEFSPQKNGDMVADALARITQYEPGCTLGVGTLNLTRSAIFNQLERIKALGCQVRVVTGTALSDEKKARLDAAGIPHRQINRTRNGHTVSLHSKMMVYRGYYDTPVAQHPNHGRGWVWTGSQNFTFTPLKYRDDVFVGISRGGVTNNYSDYFEVMWANGT; encoded by the coding sequence ATGCGGATACAAAAGCCCCATCGCATCCGAAAACGCGTCGCGCTTCTCGCAATCATCGCCCTGCAATCGGCCTGCACGGGCGAAACCCAGGCGGGCCACGACGCGCGCGACTCGACCTCGTTTGAGCAAGATACGTCGACCGATGGACACACGCTCGACGCGACACCTGCCGATGCCCAACCAACAGAGGATGCCGAGCCGCTCAACGATGCGGACGCGGCGGGCTCTGCCCCTGACGCAGCAGATCCCCCGGGCGATATTACCTCGCCCGAAGAAGACGCAGGGAGTGATTCCGATGCCGTTGAGGTTGAGCCGGAAGACGTGGCTCCTCTGGGGCGATGGCAGAGCTATTTCAACACCCCCACCGCCGCCAATGGCTATGAGGACCAAACCCTTCGCGATCGCCTGGTGTTGTATTTGAACGGCGCCGTCGCCGGCTCGGAAGTGCGGGCCCATATTACCGAATTATCTTCGGCCAACGCGCTGCGGCCGGTGGTCGACGCCCTGGTCAACGCCCACGATCGCGGCGTGAGCATCTGGATGGTTCATAACGGCGACGCCAACCATTTTCCCGAGCTCGCCGCGCGCCTGGGCCCGCGCTATGTCCACTGCGGCACGCCGCAAGCCGCCAATAACACGGCGTGCCTGAGCAACGTCGATAACGGCACCCACCATATGAAAAATTGGTATTTCTCCCACACCAAGGTTGGGGACGATGACTACCGATATATGGTGATCGCCACCTCCTATAATATCACCGTCACCCAATCGCGCTTTTTCAACGATATGCTGGTCGTCAGCGGCAATCAGGCGCTGTATGAGGCGCATGTTGAGGTCTACGAAGACTACCTCCAGCAGCGAAAAACCGACGACCGCTACACCCAACCCCACGGCAAGATTTTTGTCCCTACGGCCGCCACCTATAGCGCCGAGTTCTCGCCGCAAAAGAACGGCGACATGGTCGCCGACGCCCTGGCCCGCATCACCCAATATGAGCCCGGCTGCACCCTGGGCGTCGGCACCCTTAATTTGACCCGCTCCGCCATCTTCAACCAACTCGAGCGTATCAAAGCCCTCGGCTGCCAGGTGCGCGTGGTCACCGGCACCGCGCTGAGCGACGAAAAAAAGGCGCGCCTGGACGCCGCCGGCATCCCTCACCGACAGATAAATCGCACGCGAAACGGCCACACCGTCAGCCTCCACAGCAAGATGATGGTCTACCGCGGCTATTATGACACCCCGGTCGCCCAGCACCCCAATCATGGTCGCGGCTGGGTATGGACCGGCTCACAGAACTTCACGTTCACGCCGCTGAAATATCGCGACGACGTCTTCGTCGGCATCTCACGCGGCGGCGTCACCAACAATTATAGCGACTATTTCGAAGTCATGTGGGCCAACGGGACCTAG
- a CDS encoding serine/threonine-protein kinase produces the protein MTLFCPECGEGYDNSMSVCPTDGVRLYTVAGPQASLVGEVLEGRFRIESLLGEGGMGAVYRAVQISVGRQVAVKVLHADFDDDQAALERFFREAKFVSELTHPSIVHVIDFGQEPRLKILYLVMELIEGPTLDTLIRGARLDVGFALEIAYQICGGLTDPHASHVVHRDLKPANLFVNPVSDGSIQVKICDFGIARALTRATRLTMEGGVCGTPAYMSPEQASDLQLDPRTDLYSLGVILYQMLTGWLPFDAPSSLQLMLKHIQETPPPFAEILGERALPASVELLVNDLMQKSADARPASARVVRERINRIRAELALAPIQLPAQLSAEVTTARDLFAQWIVPTEPLPNAPQPDSRELGFARTQGPSHTETQLLPPSKTQTLLINGNARQTPGPRAARSGETFKQLAMPRVLADASPAAEEVAPKQVSAPLSQPEPKPVRQRTTPQSPYTAESAEKAEPAAPASSNRLLILALALILGALLLVSVGLGFLWLNAQKTSDDTPSSAATKTPEPLSPAEDSAPREDARTTATNEAAEAVAPEVEKPAEHRPKASSQPMKPAAPKPRVTKASPAKTPVKAPAKDKAPEAAAVASGNENTTSTAQQNEAPSNAAPPKSATTPTRTEASERLDSIFGNKGLRKE, from the coding sequence ATGACGCTTTTTTGCCCCGAATGTGGCGAAGGCTACGACAATTCGATGTCGGTCTGTCCGACCGATGGGGTGCGCCTGTACACCGTCGCCGGGCCGCAGGCCTCGCTCGTCGGCGAGGTGCTGGAGGGACGATTCCGCATCGAGTCCCTGCTGGGCGAAGGCGGGATGGGCGCGGTGTACCGGGCGGTGCAGATCTCGGTGGGCCGTCAGGTGGCGGTGAAGGTCCTGCACGCCGACTTCGACGACGATCAGGCGGCGTTGGAGCGCTTCTTTCGGGAGGCCAAATTTGTCTCGGAGTTGACCCACCCGAGCATCGTCCACGTCATCGATTTCGGGCAGGAGCCGCGCCTTAAGATCCTCTATCTGGTCATGGAACTCATCGAGGGGCCGACCCTGGACACGCTTATCCGCGGCGCTCGGCTGGACGTCGGGTTTGCCCTCGAGATCGCCTACCAGATCTGCGGCGGACTCACCGATCCGCACGCATCGCACGTGGTCCACCGCGACCTTAAGCCGGCGAATTTATTCGTAAATCCGGTCTCCGACGGCAGCATCCAGGTCAAGATTTGCGACTTCGGCATCGCGCGGGCGCTCACGCGCGCCACGCGCTTGACGATGGAGGGAGGGGTTTGCGGGACGCCCGCGTATATGAGCCCGGAGCAGGCGAGCGACCTGCAATTGGACCCTCGCACCGACCTGTATTCGCTCGGGGTGATTCTGTATCAGATGCTCACCGGCTGGCTGCCCTTTGACGCGCCGAGCAGCCTGCAATTGATGCTCAAACATATCCAGGAGACACCGCCACCGTTCGCCGAGATATTGGGCGAGCGCGCCCTGCCCGCCTCGGTCGAGTTGCTGGTCAACGATTTGATGCAAAAGTCCGCGGACGCCCGTCCGGCGTCGGCGCGCGTTGTGCGCGAGCGTATCAACCGCATCCGCGCTGAGCTGGCGCTGGCGCCGATCCAACTCCCCGCGCAGTTGTCCGCCGAGGTGACCACGGCCCGCGATCTTTTTGCCCAGTGGATCGTGCCGACCGAGCCGCTGCCAAACGCCCCGCAACCCGATAGCCGAGAGCTTGGGTTCGCGCGGACCCAAGGCCCCTCCCACACCGAAACGCAGCTGCTCCCGCCGTCGAAGACCCAGACGCTCCTCATAAATGGAAACGCCCGGCAGACCCCCGGGCCGAGGGCTGCGCGCTCCGGCGAGACATTCAAGCAATTGGCGATGCCTCGGGTCCTGGCCGACGCGTCCCCTGCGGCCGAAGAGGTTGCGCCGAAGCAGGTCAGCGCCCCGCTGAGCCAACCCGAGCCAAAGCCCGTGCGCCAGCGGACCACCCCGCAATCGCCATATACGGCTGAGTCCGCCGAGAAAGCTGAGCCTGCCGCGCCCGCGTCATCGAACCGACTTCTGATTCTCGCGCTCGCCCTAATATTGGGCGCGCTCCTGCTGGTCTCGGTGGGCCTGGGGTTTCTGTGGCTCAACGCTCAAAAAACCTCGGATGACACGCCATCGAGCGCGGCGACGAAAACGCCTGAGCCCCTCAGCCCCGCCGAAGACTCGGCGCCGCGCGAGGACGCCCGAACGACGGCGACCAACGAAGCCGCTGAAGCCGTGGCGCCCGAGGTTGAGAAGCCGGCGGAGCATCGCCCAAAGGCGTCGTCACAACCGATGAAACCAGCGGCGCCAAAGCCGCGGGTGACGAAGGCTTCCCCCGCGAAAACGCCGGTCAAAGCCCCTGCAAAAGACAAGGCCCCCGAGGCTGCCGCGGTCGCCTCGGGCAACGAAAACACCACCAGCACGGCTCAGCAAAATGAGGCGCCCTCCAACGCCGCGCCCCCGAAGAGTGCGACCACGCCCACCAGGACCGAGGCGTCCGAGCGTTTGGACTCAATCTTTGGGAATAAAGGTCTTCGAAAAGAGTAA
- a CDS encoding DUF938 domain-containing protein, translating to MKDNLAQRKAYSPSCERNRDPILALLKEVFADKKYVLEIGSGTGQHAVYFGERLAHLRWQPSNQAGGLDSVSAWVEDAGLPNVNPPVALDLFEDDWSETLGLDAALSSPRVDALVAINVIHIAPWEATEHLFRHAEALLDAGGVVFLYGPYRYADRALEPSNENFDAWLRRRDPASGIRDFEAVNAIAESHGFERVEDRAMPANNRSIWWRKLA from the coding sequence ATGAAAGACAATCTAGCCCAACGCAAAGCCTATTCTCCCTCCTGCGAGCGAAACCGCGACCCCATCCTCGCGCTGCTTAAAGAAGTCTTCGCCGACAAAAAATACGTCCTCGAAATCGGCAGCGGCACCGGGCAACACGCGGTGTATTTCGGCGAGCGCCTGGCGCACCTTCGCTGGCAGCCGTCGAATCAGGCGGGCGGGCTCGACTCGGTGAGCGCGTGGGTCGAAGACGCCGGGTTGCCCAACGTCAATCCGCCCGTCGCGCTCGACCTCTTTGAGGATGATTGGTCCGAGACCCTTGGCCTCGATGCCGCGCTTTCCAGCCCGCGGGTCGACGCACTGGTGGCCATCAACGTCATTCATATCGCGCCCTGGGAGGCCACCGAGCACCTCTTTCGCCACGCCGAGGCCCTCCTCGACGCCGGCGGCGTCGTCTTTCTCTACGGCCCCTATCGCTACGCCGATCGCGCGCTCGAGCCGAGCAACGAGAATTTCGACGCCTGGCTGCGCCGCCGCGACCCGGCCAGCGGCATCCGCGACTTCGAGGCCGTCAACGCCATCGCCGAGTCCCACGGGTTCGAGCGGGTCGAGGATCGCGCGATGCCCGCGAATAACCGCTCGATCTGGTGGCGAAAACTGGCCTGA
- a CDS encoding tetratricopeptide repeat protein encodes MNYLNLKANSLRSIVCLASVLVAFSAHAQEAIPSHQDLSAAQQQELVDLIDKGQAAFDAGDFAAALASYQDAYALFSHPDLRYRMARCHEYLGELPEAIEGYESFLAATPDAEERGRIEKTVAALKERHRQTLPATLELVVIPADANVFIDGERVSNLQREEGRVEVELEAGAHDIWVGKRGFSDKRQVFQLSAAESKTLAISLDLADAGAPETASGGVPMGPIILGSVGVVSGVIGVVSYTQYASDREQIDQWDAQKGQQTRPADYDSTYDAMNTSATLTWASGVVSVASLATAAIWWWGFGDETPTPPAYQSGIALDSVTFTPDPSQGNAAPSDARGLFMRGRF; translated from the coding sequence ATGAATTATCTGAACCTAAAAGCAAACTCGCTGCGCTCCATCGTCTGTTTGGCGAGCGTCTTGGTGGCGTTTTCGGCCCACGCACAGGAGGCGATTCCATCGCATCAGGATCTGTCTGCGGCGCAGCAGCAGGAGTTGGTCGACCTGATCGACAAAGGCCAAGCGGCCTTTGACGCGGGGGATTTCGCCGCGGCGCTCGCCTCTTATCAGGATGCGTACGCGCTGTTTAGCCACCCCGACCTGCGCTATCGCATGGCCCGCTGCCACGAATATTTGGGCGAGCTCCCCGAGGCGATCGAGGGCTATGAGAGCTTCCTGGCGGCCACGCCCGACGCCGAGGAGCGTGGGCGCATCGAGAAGACCGTCGCGGCGCTCAAGGAGCGCCACCGCCAAACCCTGCCCGCCACCCTTGAGCTGGTCGTCATCCCTGCCGACGCGAATGTTTTTATCGACGGCGAGCGCGTCTCAAATTTGCAGCGCGAAGAGGGCCGCGTCGAGGTTGAGTTGGAGGCCGGAGCGCATGATATCTGGGTCGGAAAGCGCGGCTTTAGCGATAAGCGCCAGGTTTTTCAATTGAGCGCAGCCGAGTCCAAAACGCTGGCCATTTCATTGGACCTGGCCGATGCCGGCGCGCCCGAAACAGCCAGCGGCGGCGTCCCCATGGGCCCGATCATTCTGGGAAGCGTGGGCGTGGTCAGCGGCGTTATCGGGGTTGTCAGCTATACCCAATACGCCTCAGACCGCGAGCAAATCGACCAATGGGATGCTCAAAAAGGCCAGCAAACTCGGCCCGCGGACTACGATTCGACCTACGACGCGATGAACACCTCGGCGACGCTGACCTGGGCGTCGGGCGTGGTCAGCGTGGCGAGCCTGGCCACGGCAGCGATCTGGTGGTGGGGCTTTGGCGACGAGACCCCGACGCCGCCAGCCTATCAGAGCGGCATCGCGCTGGACTCGGTGACGTTTACCCCGGACCCGTCGCAGGGCAACGCAGCGCCCTCGGACGCCCGCGGTCTCTTTATGCGGGGGCGTTTCTGA
- a CDS encoding response regulator has translation MGVKTAFTIVFWAVVASSISAFGGSYYSALGLVLCALAVGSAPVVLRKTGRLDIAGHLIITPMYLLFIWLIHQNEGLDAPAIVWVTMLPLLASLFLGKGAAKNWLRVIVATWLLVTAATVMGYDFPTSLPPKVAEVQAGISLVGMGITAFAILNMKDDLQTWLTEELRQKERATSAVLETAPDGILTVDSHGAVLTANKAAAKIFGMKRAAMIGEDIRDLVSTLDADSMAAAVDSRIFGESLEHTGRREKRDEFPLEIAFGSHDERTVLVLRDITERKIADKELRDARDAAIEASKAKSAFLANMSHELRTPLNAVIGYSEMIKEEIEAMRDQELDNVEMVTDFLPDLTRIRTAGAHLLALINDILDLSKIEAGKMNLHVEMFRVDELIEDIRTTIAPLAANSNNTLNVEVSDALGYMNSDATKMRQVLFNLLSNACKFTSDGTVTMRVQPDDDYEHIVCEIEDTGVGMSEEQLDTIFDAFTQADSSTTREFGGTGLGLTITRHFCALLDGDIQVESTLGEGSKFTVRLASNLSVEGKLSQAEVELAELPRRVHSDMNCQTILVIDDDATMRDLLRRILEREGFVVATAASGSEGLLLAEQLRPDVITLDVMMPSMDGWTLLSKLKDQAHLADIPVIMVTMVAESERGYALGADHYMVKPIDRRRLVDILDIYRGKVNELGNILLVEDDEPTRSLLRRTLQGDGWQVEEAGNGQVALDALDGFKPDLVLLDLMMPKMDGFEFLRQFRGLQAYRDVPVIVVTAKELTPDEAERLRLGTSEILTKGGSSLGGELQGKLLDQVRRHVRRALKDRRGNAHDEPQ, from the coding sequence ATGGGGGTGAAGACGGCGTTCACGATCGTCTTCTGGGCGGTCGTGGCCTCATCGATTTCGGCCTTCGGTGGCTCCTATTACTCGGCGCTGGGGCTTGTCCTATGCGCGCTGGCGGTTGGGAGCGCGCCGGTTGTGCTGCGAAAAACGGGGCGCTTGGATATCGCCGGGCATTTGATCATCACGCCGATGTATCTGCTGTTTATTTGGCTCATCCATCAAAATGAGGGGCTCGACGCCCCGGCGATCGTGTGGGTGACGATGTTGCCGTTGCTGGCCTCGCTATTTCTGGGCAAGGGTGCTGCGAAGAATTGGTTGCGCGTTATCGTAGCGACCTGGCTGCTGGTCACCGCGGCCACCGTGATGGGCTATGATTTTCCGACCAGCTTGCCCCCGAAGGTCGCCGAGGTTCAGGCCGGGATCAGCCTGGTGGGCATGGGGATCACCGCGTTTGCGATCCTCAATATGAAGGACGATCTTCAGACTTGGCTCACCGAGGAGCTGCGCCAAAAGGAGAGGGCGACGAGCGCTGTGCTTGAGACCGCGCCCGACGGGATCCTCACCGTCGACTCCCACGGGGCGGTCCTCACCGCCAATAAGGCGGCGGCCAAGATCTTTGGGATGAAGCGTGCCGCGATGATCGGCGAGGATATCCGCGATTTAGTCAGCACATTGGACGCCGATTCGATGGCCGCTGCGGTTGATTCTCGCATCTTTGGCGAGTCCCTGGAGCACACGGGCCGGCGGGAGAAGAGGGACGAATTCCCGCTCGAGATCGCGTTTGGCAGCCACGACGAGCGCACCGTTCTGGTGCTGCGCGATATCACCGAGCGAAAGATCGCCGACAAGGAGCTGCGCGACGCCCGTGACGCCGCGATCGAGGCGAGCAAGGCGAAGAGCGCCTTTTTGGCCAATATGAGCCACGAGCTTCGCACCCCGCTCAACGCCGTGATCGGTTACTCCGAGATGATCAAGGAGGAGATCGAGGCGATGCGCGACCAGGAGCTCGATAACGTGGAGATGGTGACCGACTTCCTGCCGGACCTGACGCGTATCCGCACCGCCGGGGCGCATCTGCTCGCGCTGATTAACGATATCCTGGACCTGTCCAAGATCGAGGCGGGCAAGATGAACCTGCACGTCGAGATGTTCCGGGTCGACGAGTTGATCGAGGATATCCGCACGACCATCGCCCCGCTGGCGGCAAACTCCAATAACACGCTCAACGTCGAGGTCAGCGACGCCCTCGGCTATATGAACTCTGACGCGACGAAGATGCGCCAGGTCCTCTTTAACCTGTTGAGCAACGCCTGCAAATTCACCAGCGACGGCACCGTCACCATGCGGGTGCAGCCCGATGATGACTACGAACATATCGTCTGTGAGATCGAAGACACCGGCGTGGGCATGAGCGAAGAACAGCTCGACACGATCTTCGATGCCTTCACCCAGGCCGACTCCTCGACCACCCGGGAGTTCGGCGGCACCGGCCTCGGGCTGACCATTACCCGCCACTTCTGCGCGCTGCTCGACGGGGATATTCAGGTGGAGTCGACCCTGGGCGAAGGCAGTAAATTCACGGTGCGCCTGGCGAGTAATTTGAGCGTCGAAGGCAAGCTTTCGCAGGCCGAAGTCGAGCTGGCTGAGCTGCCGCGCCGGGTCCATTCCGATATGAATTGTCAGACCATCCTGGTCATCGACGACGACGCGACGATGCGCGATTTATTGCGCCGGATCTTGGAGCGAGAGGGATTCGTGGTCGCCACCGCGGCCAGCGGCTCCGAGGGGCTGTTGCTCGCCGAGCAGCTGCGCCCGGACGTCATCACCCTGGACGTTATGATGCCGTCGATGGACGGTTGGACCCTGCTGTCCAAGCTCAAGGACCAGGCGCATCTGGCCGATATCCCGGTCATTATGGTGACCATGGTCGCCGAGAGTGAGCGCGGCTACGCGCTTGGGGCCGACCACTATATGGTCAAGCCGATCGACCGGCGCCGACTGGTGGATATCCTGGACATCTATCGCGGCAAGGTAAACGAGTTGGGCAATATTCTCCTGGTTGAGGACGATGAGCCGACCCGGTCGCTGCTGCGCCGCACGCTGCAGGGCGACGGCTGGCAGGTCGAAGAGGCCGGCAACGGGCAGGTCGCGCTGGACGCGCTCGATGGGTTTAAGCCCGACCTTGTCTTGCTCGACTTGATGATGCCGAAGATGGATGGCTTTGAGTTCTTGCGCCAATTCCGCGGCCTCCAGGCGTATCGCGATGTCCCGGTCATCGTCGTCACGGCCAAAGAGCTGACCCCCGACGAGGCCGAGCGGCTGCGCCTGGGGACCAGTGAGATTTTGACCAAGGGAGGCAGCAGCCTGGGCGGCGAGTTGCAGGGGAAATTGCTCGACCAGGTGCGCAGGCACGTGCGCCGCGCGCTCAAGGATAGGCGCGGCAATGCGCACGATGAGCCTCAATAA
- a CDS encoding right-handed parallel beta-helix repeat-containing protein, which yields MIKIIAALMIVIASAGCSGSESESNQTLGADASSDISGDANSAHDAGTSPSDTTSPGDTTSPGDTSSPSDTTSPGDTTSPGDTTSPGDTTSPGDTTSPGDTTSPGDTTSPGDTTSPGDTTSPGDTTSPGDTTSPGDTTSPDAGPTPRPFGPRPVAPTPLEQGTIFAAPDGSGEDCTVANPCDLWEAVDQAQAGDVVFMRGGVYTMDRRLSFRGRGTSPAPTIFESYPGEVAILDGTGQSIDDSSYIRVLGDPVVLRLFEVRNAARAGISVRTSNNVLEGLRVYDNKLSGIHIHESYSVPSSNYNLIADCEVFGNSGAGIGGAEHNYGGNSDGISISSGIGNRVENCLVYENSDDGIDTWRSQDGYVGYSISYGNGIENGNGVGIKSGGASPSARTTVEHCLSYNNKATGFDHNSGVDVQFNHNTSWNNRRGYWAADHTSLRNNIAYEMDRPANDSGIQSNNSWQRSGTPTPLSTDPNSPDFLVPAAGFEDIGAHAGR from the coding sequence ATGATCAAGATAATTGCCGCGTTGATGATTGTAATTGCGTCCGCAGGTTGCTCGGGCAGCGAATCTGAGTCGAATCAAACATTAGGGGCAGATGCCTCGTCGGATATTTCTGGCGATGCGAATTCGGCACACGATGCTGGGACCTCGCCGAGCGACACGACCTCGCCGGGCGACACGACCTCGCCGGGCGACACATCCTCGCCGAGCGACACGACCTCGCCGGGCGACACGACCTCGCCGGGCGACACGACCTCGCCGGGCGACACGACCTCGCCGGGCGACACGACCTCGCCGGGCGACACGACCTCGCCGGGCGACACGACCTCGCCGGGCGACACAACCTCGCCGGGCGACACGACCTCGCCGGGCGACACGACCTCGCCGGGCGACACGACCTCGCCGGGCGACACGACCTCGCCGGACGCCGGCCCGACGCCGCGCCCCTTCGGGCCGCGTCCAGTGGCTCCGACGCCCTTGGAGCAGGGGACCATCTTTGCCGCGCCCGATGGCTCGGGCGAAGACTGCACCGTGGCGAATCCCTGCGACCTTTGGGAAGCGGTCGACCAGGCGCAGGCGGGCGACGTCGTCTTTATGCGCGGCGGTGTTTATACGATGGACCGCCGCTTGAGCTTCCGCGGGCGAGGCACGTCGCCGGCGCCGACGATCTTTGAGAGCTATCCCGGCGAAGTCGCGATCCTCGACGGGACCGGGCAGAGCATCGATGACTCGAGCTATATTCGGGTGCTCGGAGACCCGGTGGTGCTCAGGCTCTTTGAGGTACGAAACGCCGCCCGCGCCGGCATTAGCGTGCGCACCAGCAATAACGTCCTTGAGGGCTTGCGGGTGTATGATAACAAATTAAGCGGCATCCACATTCACGAGAGTTATAGCGTCCCATCCTCGAATTATAATCTGATCGCCGACTGCGAAGTCTTCGGCAATTCAGGCGCGGGGATTGGCGGGGCCGAGCATAACTATGGCGGCAATTCGGACGGGATTTCGATCTCGAGCGGCATCGGCAATCGCGTCGAGAATTGCCTTGTCTACGAGAACTCCGACGACGGCATCGACACCTGGCGAAGCCAGGACGGCTACGTGGGGTACTCAATTTCCTACGGGAACGGCATCGAGAATGGCAACGGCGTAGGCATCAAGTCGGGCGGCGCGTCACCGAGCGCTCGGACCACCGTTGAGCACTGCCTCTCCTATAATAATAAAGCGACGGGCTTCGACCATAACTCCGGGGTGGATGTTCAATTCAATCATAATACCTCCTGGAATAATCGACGCGGATATTGGGCCGCCGATCACACCTCCCTGCGCAATAATATCGCCTATGAGATGGATCGGCCCGCAAATGACAGCGGCATCCAGAGCAATAATTCGTGGCAACGATCGGGGACGCCGACGCCGCTGTCGACCGACCCCAATTCGCCGGACTTCCTCGTCCCGGCTGCGGGCTTTGAAGATATCGGCGCGCACGCAGGGCGATAA
- a CDS encoding SulP family inorganic anion transporter: MLKSIKESWFSNVRMDVLAGMTVALALIPEAIAFSLIAGVDPMVGLYASFCIAVTIAFVGGRPGMISAATGAMALLMVTLVADHGLQYLLAATILTGVLQILFGFLKIGRFITFVPHSVMLGFVNALAILIFMAQLPQFEGAGWMMYAMVAATLGIIYGLPRITKAVPSALVAIVVMTIVMFFGGFELKTVGDMGKMTRAFPLFALPDIPLTLETLKIIFPYSFALSMVGILESLLTASIVDDMTDTKSDKNKEVRGQGIANIVAGCFGGMAGCAMIGQSVINVKSGGRGRLSALVAGSFLLFLIMVAGDVLAMIPMAALVGVMVMVSIGTFDWQSVTQLHKVPMSDAIVMLTTVGVVVYTHDLAMGVFIGVILSALFFGWDIARLSAEHHENEDGVKHYAVQGQMFFGTTSHFADLFEVTEDPEHIVIDFSASHVWDHSAVAAIARIIEKYEGFEKKVTITGLNNESQQLVERVGLSASSGH; this comes from the coding sequence TTGTTGAAATCTATCAAAGAATCGTGGTTCTCGAATGTACGCATGGACGTCTTGGCGGGGATGACCGTCGCCCTGGCGTTGATCCCCGAGGCGATCGCATTCTCGCTTATCGCAGGGGTGGACCCGATGGTCGGGCTCTACGCCTCGTTTTGTATCGCGGTCACCATCGCGTTTGTGGGCGGGCGCCCGGGCATGATCTCGGCGGCCACCGGCGCGATGGCCTTGCTGATGGTGACCCTGGTCGCCGACCACGGGCTGCAATACCTGCTCGCCGCGACCATCCTCACCGGCGTCTTGCAGATTCTCTTCGGCTTCCTGAAGATCGGTCGCTTCATCACCTTTGTGCCGCACTCGGTGATGCTGGGTTTCGTGAACGCCCTGGCGATCCTCATCTTCATGGCCCAATTGCCGCAATTCGAGGGCGCCGGCTGGATGATGTACGCCATGGTGGCGGCGACGCTCGGCATTATCTACGGGCTGCCGCGCATCACCAAAGCGGTGCCCTCCGCGCTGGTGGCGATTGTCGTGATGACGATCGTGATGTTCTTTGGCGGCTTCGAGCTCAAAACGGTCGGGGATATGGGCAAGATGACCCGGGCGTTCCCGCTCTTCGCGCTGCCGGATATTCCGCTGACCCTCGAGACCCTGAAGATCATCTTCCCCTACTCCTTCGCGCTGTCGATGGTCGGTATCCTGGAGTCGCTTTTGACCGCGAGCATCGTCGACGATATGACCGACACCAAGAGCGATAAGAACAAAGAGGTGCGCGGCCAGGGCATCGCCAATATCGTGGCGGGGTGCTTCGGCGGCATGGCGGGCTGCGCGATGATTGGGCAGTCGGTTATCAACGTCAAAAGTGGCGGGCGCGGCCGGCTCTCGGCGCTGGTCGCCGGGTCCTTCTTGCTCTTTTTGATCATGGTCGCCGGCGACGTCCTGGCCATGATTCCGATGGCCGCCCTGGTCGGCGTGATGGTGATGGTGTCGATCGGAACCTTCGATTGGCAGTCGGTGACCCAGTTGCACAAAGTCCCCATGAGCGACGCCATCGTCATGCTGACCACGGTGGGCGTGGTGGTGTACACCCACGACCTGGCCATGGGCGTGTTCATCGGCGTCATCCTGAGCGCGCTGTTCTTCGGCTGGGATATCGCGCGCCTGAGCGCCGAGCACCACGAGAACGAAGACGGCGTGAAACACTATGCGGTGCAGGGGCAGATGTTCTTCGGCACCACCAGCCACTTCGCCGACCTCTTCGAGGTCACCGAAGACCCCGAGCATATCGTCATCGACTTCTCGGCCTCGCATGTCTGGGACCACTCGGCGGTCGCGGCCATCGCGCGCATCATCGAGAAATACGAGGGCTTCGAGAAGAAGGTCACGATTACCGGCTTGAATAACGAGAGCCAACAGCTTGTCGAGCGCGTGGGGCTGAGCGCGTCGTCGGGGCATTAA